Proteins from one Panicum virgatum strain AP13 chromosome 7K, P.virgatum_v5, whole genome shotgun sequence genomic window:
- the LOC120640901 gene encoding purple acid phosphatase 22-like: protein MPIWMVHARTTARSAIDVSGCAAARPLPEKMGTPRCVLLAARALVGAALLAAAAAAAAEEEEYVRPPSRRIILTEHAEPAAHPQQVHVSAVGAKHMRVSWVTDDKRAPSVVEYGRASRNYTATATGDHTSYRYFLYSSGKIHHVKIGPLEPGAVYYYRCGMAGEEFSLRTPPAALPIELALVGDLGQTEWTASTLAHAGKTDYDMLLVPGDLAYADAQQPLWDSFGRFVQRHASRRPWMVTQGNHEVEAAPLPPVPGAPPPFAAYGARWPAPHAESGSPSNLYYSFDAAGGAVHVVMLGSYAPFGAGSDQHRWLARDLAGVDRRATPWVVALLHAPWYNTNAAHQGEGEAMRGAMERLLFDARVDVIFAGHVHAYERFARVYNNEANPCGPVYITIGDGGNREGLAFDFEKNHKLAPLSVTREASFGHGRLRVVNATTAHWAWHRNDDADSVVRDELWLESLAANSACRQQGDHAAAGGSWNDEL, encoded by the exons ATGCCTATATGGATGGTCCACGCACGCACAACAGCACGCTCGGCCATCGACGTCTCAggttgcgccgccgctcgcccgttGCCGGAGAAGATGGGCACGCCGCGCTGCGTTCTCCTGGCTGCCCGAGCTCTCGTCGGCGCCGCGCtgttggccgcggcggcggcagcggcggcggaggaggaggagtatgTCCGGCCTCCGTCCCGGCGGATCATCCTCACGGAGCACGCCGAGCCCGCCGCCCATCCCCAGCAG GTCCACGTATCGGCCGTCGGGGCGAAGCACATGAGGGTGTCGTGGGTCACCGACGACAAGCGCGCGCCGTCGGTCGTGGAGTACGGCCGGGCCTCCCGGAACTACACCGCGACGGCGACCGGCGACCACACCTCGTACCGATACTTCCTCTACTCCTCCGGCAAAATCCACCACGTCAAGATCGGGCCCCTGGAGCCCGGCGCGGTGTACTACTACCGGTGCGGCATGGCCGGGGAAGAGTTCAGCCTcaggacgccgccggccgcgctgcCCATCGAGCTCGCCCTCGTAG GGGACCTGGGCCAGACCGAGTGGACGGCGTCGACGCTGGCGCACGCCGGCAAGACGGACTACGACATGCTGCTGGTGCCGGGCGACCTGGCGTACGCCGACGCGCAGCAGCCTCTGTGGGACTCGTTCGGGCGGTTCGTGCAGCGGCACGCGAGCCGGCGGCCGTGGATGGTCACGCAGGGGAAccacgaggtggaggcggcgccgctgccgccggtcccgggcgcgccgccgccgttcgccgcgtacggcgcgcggtggccggcgccgcaCGCGGAGAGCGGGTCCCCGTCCAACCTCTACTACTCCttcgacgccgccggcggcgccgtgcaCGTCGTGATGCTGGGCTCGTACGCCCCCTTCGGCGCCGGCTCGGACCAGCACCGGTGGCTGGCGCGGGACCTCGCCGGCGTggaccgccgcgccacgccctgGGTCGTGGCGCTGCTGCACGCGCCCTGGTACAACACCAACGCCGCGCACCAGGGGGAGGGCGAGGCCATGCGGGGGGCCATGGAGCGGCTGCTCTTCGACGCCCGCGTCGACGTCATCTTCGCCGGCCACGTCCATGCCTACGAGCGCTTCG CGAGGGTGTACAACAACGAGGCGAACCCGTGCGGACCCGTGTACATCAccatcggcgacggcggcaacaGAGAAGGCCTTGCATTCGA CTTCGAGAAGAACCACAAGCtggcgccgttgtcggtgacGAGGGAGGCGAGCTTCGGGCACGGGCGGCTGAGGGTGGTGAACGCGACCACGGCGCACTGGGCGTGGCACCGCAACGACGACGCGGACTCCGTCGTCCGCGACGAGCTTTGGCTGGAGAGCCTGGCCGCCAACAGCGCGTGCCGGCAGCAGggcgaccacgccgccgccggcggttcATGGAACGATGAGTTGTAG